Below is a genomic region from Lonsdalea populi.
GACAGGTCAGCCGTTTACGAAGCCGCCTGCAGCAGTTGATTCCTGGCGTTGTTCTGCTGGATACGGTATGGGGAGAGGGCTATCGTCTGGTTTCGCAGGTTGAGGTGCGTAACGAATGCCTCAGCTAAAACGCCTGATGCCGCAGAGAATGATGAGCCAGCTTGGTTTGCTGATGGTTTCGGCAATTGTGATTGCCAATCTGCTTGCGGTGTGCGGCCTGCAACTTATCGGTAATTTGCTATCTCCTGCCACGCGTAATCTGGCAGTTGAGCGTATTGAGCTTGTATATATTGCCAGTCAACTTGCGCCGGGCTCTCCATTACATATTTTTCGTGAGGATGGTGCAAGGTTCTGGATTGCCGATCATGCTGAAGTAACACCATTTCCCATGCGGCGTGAAGAGCTGCGTCTGCGTGATGCCATTTTGAAGTTAAAGGGATTTACGCCGGAAATGCAGGTGACGTTTCAACTCGAGCGTTCCAATGGTGGGCCAGCGCGCTGGCATCTCTTTAGTGCGGAGAATAGCGATCCTTTAACGCTGCGATCGACAATCTCTCTGCCTGACGGGACTTATCTGAATGGTATACAGCCGATTGATCCTGCATATGCATGGATACAACTGCTCTCACTGTCGCTGGTAATCATGACGGTTCCACTGCTCCTGCTGAGTCTTTATTTCACCTACCTCGTTGTCAGACCGATTAAGCGACTTGCTGCAGCCACTGATGCCCTTAGTCGGGGAGACTGGGCCGGTAGTCTACCTCTCGTTGGCCCACGTGAATCAAAAGACCTGACAGGCAGCTTTAATCTGATGCAGCAACGTCTTGCCCGACACCTGGAAGGCAAGACCCGTATGCTGGCCTCAATGAGTCACGACTTCAACACGCCGCTGACCGAACTTCGCCTGCAGATAGAACTCATGGAAGCTGGAGAGGCTCGTGATGACATGCTGGAAAGTCTCATTGAATTACAGAGCATGGTCAATGGAACGCTGAACTTTATCCGTGATGAAACGGCGCAGGAGAAGTCCTGCCTGTGCAATCTTAGCAAGTTACTGAGTGATCTGACGCATCGTTACGGCCAAAAAGGCGAGTCAGTCAACTGGCAGGGAGAGGCAGAGATTACGATCCATTGCCGGCCGCTGGCGATAAAACGGGTATTAAGCAATCTTATTGAGAATGCATTGAGCTATGCAGGCGAGGCATCCGTCATACTCACAACAGAGAGCAACATAGTAAGGATAGAAGTCCTGGACAGCGGTCCGGGTATCCCGGAGAAACAGCTTGAGCAGGTCTTCGAACCCTTCGTTCGCCTGAATGATAACTGTGTAGCCCGACACCACTTCGGCGGCGGGCTAGGTTTAGGTTTATCGATTGCCCGTGCTTGTGTCCATGCCCACGGCGGCGAGCTGAGTCTGAAGAATCGCGCGCCCGCCGGTTTATGTGCAACGATTTTGCTGCCGGGAGCGATCAGAAGGTGAGCGTCACTCCACCCCAAAAGGTTCGACCGTAGTTGACCGTACCGTAGGTTTCGTCGTTCAGACGCTTATCGCCAATGTTGTAAATAGCGCCATTGAGGGCCAGATTCCGGCTAAGCTGATGCGACACACCAACATCAGCCGTCAGGTAATCGGGGGCCGGTTCAGCAGTAACGGAGGTACCGTACTCTTTACCATGATAATTAGCCGCTGCCCAAAACTGCGTTTGTCCCGTGTAATCCCATTCGCTACGCAGACTGGCTTTATGCTTAGTAGTTAAAGCCAGCGGAGCCCCCTTATTGCTGCCGCTTTTCTGCTCTGAATCCAGGAAGGTATAGTTAGCTTTTAACGATAGCTCAGGCGCTATCTTCCAACTGCCGGTTAATTCCGCGCCTTTGATGATAGCTTTATCAATATTGATACGCTCCATCACGATATAACCGTTCCAGCGTCGATCCGTCGTTAGCGTGGAAAGCTTGTCCTGGAAGTCGTTGTAGAAGAGCGTAGCGCTGGCAGAAAGATCGTCACGATTCGACCACATCGCGGAAAGCTCGTAATTGGTACTGGTTTCAGGCTTCAGATTGGGATTACCAAGCATGGCCCATGTATTGCGGCGCAGCACAGCGTAATCGTCAATCACCGAGCGAATTTC
It encodes:
- a CDS encoding ATP-binding protein → MPQLKRLMPQRMMSQLGLLMVSAIVIANLLAVCGLQLIGNLLSPATRNLAVERIELVYIASQLAPGSPLHIFREDGARFWIADHAEVTPFPMRREELRLRDAILKLKGFTPEMQVTFQLERSNGGPARWHLFSAENSDPLTLRSTISLPDGTYLNGIQPIDPAYAWIQLLSLSLVIMTVPLLLLSLYFTYLVVRPIKRLAAATDALSRGDWAGSLPLVGPRESKDLTGSFNLMQQRLARHLEGKTRMLASMSHDFNTPLTELRLQIELMEAGEARDDMLESLIELQSMVNGTLNFIRDETAQEKSCLCNLSKLLSDLTHRYGQKGESVNWQGEAEITIHCRPLAIKRVLSNLIENALSYAGEASVILTTESNIVRIEVLDSGPGIPEKQLEQVFEPFVRLNDNCVARHHFGGGLGLGLSIARACVHAHGGELSLKNRAPAGLCATILLPGAIRR